The following are from one region of the Trichoderma breve strain T069 chromosome 5, whole genome shotgun sequence genome:
- a CDS encoding cyclophilin type peptidyl-prolyl cis-trans isomerase/CLD domain-containing protein has protein sequence MSAIYNLEPQPTGSAILHTTLGEIHVELFAKQTPLTCRNFLQHCLDGYYDGTIFHRLVPNFIVQGGDPTGTGNGGESIYDGGAFGGDLDPWPMDQRQGQNAGPNGINFKDEFHSRLKINRRGILAMANEGKPDTNGSQFFFTLDKAEELNGRNTMFGRVAGDTIYNLAKIGESEVDEATERPLYPVKITSVEILVNPFDDMTKRSRVAQTQVKPKVDKEKKKKRKGGKQLLSFGDEEGDEEVPVFKKAKFDTRLIMEEEKETPASQDKSSKSKPSKSKASDKQASETRTTHDKGKEPASDIMDNDEEEEEERQRVIPTPKKRKEPSPEPSPEPEPVQEKSALEKANEELAALKASMRRTIHSGEPVQEKKKTALESMIPETSIRGRKRRPGGNNSSTNEDQASLRILKAFQAKLDKAPPSKELPTETPVDNEQGEAEKPSQDDEAELCDLHFIANCQSCTSWDKQEKDESDDEGWMSHALSFAADKLGKDLSNRRKAEEELVVIDPREKSRTLKEEKRAEREARAGGSGRAWDQARNAQMAKAASLAGRGAK, from the coding sequence ATGTCGGCGATTTACAACCTCGAGCCACAGCCGACGGGCTCGGCGATCCTGCACACGACACTGGGAGAGATTCACGTCGAGCTCTTTGCCAAGCAGACACCGCTAACGTGCCGCAACTTTCTGCAGCACTGCCTTGATGGCTACTACGACGGCACCATCTTCCACCGACTTGTTCCAAACTTTATCGTGCAGGGCGGTGATCCCACAGGGACCGGAAATGGTGGCGAGTCAATCTACGATGGGGGCGCCTTTGGCGGCGACCTGGATCCCTGGCCCATGGACCAGAGACAGGGACAGAACGCAGGCCCCAACGGCATCAACTTCAAGGACGAATTCCATTCCCGGCTCAAGATCAATCGACGCGGCATCTTGGCAATGGCCAACGAGGGGAAGCCCGACACAAACGGCAGCCAATTCTTCTTTACGCTGGACAAGGCAGAGGAGCTCAATGGCAGGAATACAATGTTTGGTCGAGTCGCTGGAGACACAATCTATAATTTGGCAAAGATTGGCGAATCCGAGGTTGATGAGGCGACCGAGCGACCCTTGTACCCAGTCAAGATTACAAGCGTAGAGATCTTGGTCAACCCGTTCGACGATATGACGAAGCGATCGAGAGTGGCACAAACACAAGTGAAGCCAAAggtggacaaggagaagaagaagaaaaggaagggTGGAAAACAGCTGCTGAgctttggagatgaagagggtgatgaagaagtgcCCGTGTTCAAGAAAGCCAAATTTGACACGAGACTCATcatggaagaggaaaaggagactCCGGCATCTCAAGACAAGAGCTCAAAGTCAAAGCCCTCCAAGTCCAAAGCCTCAGATAAACAAGCGAGTGAGACTCGAACGACTCATGATAAAGGAAAGGAGCCAGCTTCAGATATCATGGataatgatgaagaggaggaggaggagagacaaCGAGTTATACCCACACCCAAGAAGCGCAAAGAGCCATCCCCTGAGCCATCACCCGAGCCGGAGCCAGTACAAGAAAAGAGCGCgctggaaaaggccaatgaaGAACTCGCCGCACTCAAGGCTTCAATGAGGAGGACAATTCATTCTGGGGAACCTgtccaggagaagaaaaagacggcaTTAGAGTCAATGATACCTGAGACGTCTATACGGGGAAGGAAAAGACGGCCTGGCGGCAACAACAGTTCGACAAATGAAGATCAAGCATCTCTTCGCATATTAAAAGCGTTCCAGGCGAAGCTCGACAAGGCTCCGCCATCCAAGGAGTTGCCCACCGAAACCCCTGTTGACAATGAGCAAGGCGAGGCAGAGAAACCCTCGCAAGATGACGAAGCCGAGCTGTGCGATTTGCATTTTATTGCAAACTGCCAAAGCTGCACGTCCTGGGATAAACAGGAAAAGGACGAGAGCGATGATGAAGGGTGGATGTCTCACGCACTTTCATTTGCGGCTGATAAGCTGGGTAAGGACCTGAGCAACCGAAGGAAAGCTGAGGAGGAGTTGGTCGTCATAGATCCACGGGAGAAGTCACGGACActgaaggaggagaaacGGGCTGAACGAGAGGCTCGGGCTGGCGGGTCTGGGAGGGCATGGGATCAGGCACGAAACGCTCAAATGGCTAAggctgcttctttggctgGTAGAGGAGCAAAATGA
- a CDS encoding AAA domain-containing protein, whose protein sequence is MVSRIIYQGVPHVYATICNVATASFDSGRPLENYIQEKYPIVTPSPEGKLLPVFIHTPSARVHTNDTTGSKKSVDQVTIALDFMVDLVKSKNIDLSKIGIISPYAANVELLDRMIRKNAAYEALKGTPPASTVDSFQGQENDIIFVVMGTAYPRPRPRFTAQEQRLNVMLI, encoded by the coding sequence ATGGTCTCTCGCATCATCTACCAAGGGGTGCCCCATGTATATGCCACTATCTGCAACGTTGCGACAGCCTCTTTTGACTCTGGTAGGCCCCTGGAGAACTACATACAAGAAAAGTACCCGATTGTCACCCCTTCCCCCGAGGGCAAGCTCCTACCGGTCTTTATACACACTCCAAGCGCCCGAGTGCATACCAATGATACTACAGGCTCCAAGAAGAGCGTTGACCAGGTCACCATTGCCCTGGATTTCATGGTCGATCTAGTCAAATCCAAAAACATTGACCTCTCTAAGATCGGCATCATCTCGCCATATGCGGCCAATGTGGAGCTCCTCGACCGCATGATACGCAAAAACGCCGCATACGAGGCGCTCAAGGGCACCCCTCCGGCGTCGACAGTTGATTCGTTCCAAGGTCAAGAAAACGATATCATCTTTGTCGTAATGGGCACCGCCTACCCCAGACCTAGGCCTAGGTTCACAGCCCAGGAGCAGCGTCTTAATGTGATGCTTATATAG
- a CDS encoding FAD binding domain-containing protein translates to MNPNKLLEEHQAAVAEIQKQVKHFYDNKKPFRVYHGSTSSTRPLSFKADAIVDTSSMDRIFPVNLETMTVQAEPKVPMDALAAHTLKHGVIPKIVMEFKGITVGGGYSGFSGESSMYRYGLFNNTVSEIEILGHIWHCHPAHH, encoded by the exons ATGAACCCCAATAAGCTTCTCGAGGAGCACCAGGCTGCTGTCGCCGAGATCCAGAAGCAGGTCAAGCACTTCTACGATAACAAGAAACCGTTCCGAGTCTACCATGgctcgacaagctccacGCGTCCACTGTCCTTCAAGGCAGATGCCATTGTTGACACCAGCAGCATGGACCGCATCTTCCCGGTCAATCTGGAGACCATGACCGTGCAAGCCGAGCCCAAGGTGCCCATGGACGCCCTGGCTGCCCACACCCTCAAGCACGGTGTCATTCCAAAGATTGTCATGGAATTCAAGGGCATCACTGTTGGCGGTGGCTACTCTGGCTTTTCCGGCGAGAGCAGCATGTACCGCTATGGCCTCTTCAACAATACCGTCTCCGAGATTGAGATT CTTGGGCACATTTGGCATTGTCACCCTGCTCACCATTGA
- a CDS encoding HSF-type DNA-binding domain-containing protein, with protein MSAPNSRKRAAPGASPIVPIQRNMQQPYATDSIAGANPVMQWNGTDGTTDPTDYFSAAAAHSENPYGLAQTQPTYPQAVGAPSNSLARRQMNRALVPTNLRATYEPSSDRWSGFGEDNLLVPQNATEGGVGQDNVEVLEEMAQKAKREAQAKRKQIPPFVQKLSSFLEERKNEDLIRWSEKGDSFIVLDEDEFAKTLIPELFKHNNYASFVRQLNMYGFHKCVGLSDNSMRASERKNKSPSEYSNPYFRRGHPNLLWLINKPKSGGKSKKGNKGQDGDGDSEEDGGHEETPSHQGVPVPNTAGRSLPAAPGAESQPLPKKEMALIKEELQKVREQQKLILGAINRLQRNNNDLYNQAIMFQTQHDRHQNSINAILNFLANVFRKTLEDQGTSQNVGDIISSLMANQGQQPSHQGSVVDLGDYFQAQANAANSLAVPTPRKSQKLLPPIPQVAQANSTPSLRQELETNPHERMMKIINDHNASNSAGLDLPEATELVNNAPNTLSSDQRSKLVNLMAAQSSASAMPNIPAVSDPLGKMSSPGVTSAGPSPAQESTTAAPSLSPILRSPTMPAPSLQHISTNQNDLEQLKRLQSEQDAKIHELSDILGPLSPNGHIPGLEDGTEAYFDPPNVDLDQFFDSNAFLNDATHYGDGTDFNFNLDADGLGQGLNPGLNHKFDTPSPTGTEEIQRDDFGIKESPGHENKRRRMG; from the exons atGTCTGCACCAAACTCCCGGAAACGAGCCGCCCCCGGTGCGTCGCCAATCGTACCGATCCAGCGGAATATGCAACAGCCATATGCCACCGATAGTATTGCTGGAGCAAACCCTGTGATGCAGTGGAACGGTACCGACGGCACAACCGATCCCACCGACTACTTCagtgctgccgctgcacaCAGTGAGAATCCCTACGGACTCGCGCAAACACAGCCGACGTACCCCCAGGCCGTTGGCGCGCCGTCAAACTCACTCGCACGCCGACAAATGAATCGCGCCCTGGTTCCCACGAATCTTCGAGCAACTTATGAGCCTTCTTCGGATCGGTGGTCTGGCTTTGGGGAGGATAACCTTCTCGTCCCGCAAAACGCCACGGAAGGCGGGGTTGGGCAGGATAACGTAGAAGTTTTGGAAGAAATGGCccaaaaggccaagagagaGGCACAGGCCAAAAGAAAGCAGATTCCACCGTTTGTGCAGAAGCTGAGCAG CTTCCTCGAGGAACGAAAGAATGAAGACTTGATTCGGTGGTCTGAAAAGGGCGACTCTTTCATCGTGCTTGATGAGGACGAGTTTGCAAAGACGTTGATTCCAGAGCTATTTAAACACAACAACTACGCGTCCTTTGTCCGACAGCTGAACATGTACGGCTTCCACAAGTGTGTGGGACTCTCTGACAACTCGATGCGTGCTAGTGAGCGCAAAAATAAGAGTCCAAGCGAGTACTCCAACCCATACTTTCGTCGAGGGCACCCGAATCTTCTATGGCTGATTAATAAGCCCAAGAGTGGTGGCAAGTCTAAAAAGGGGAACAAGGGccaggatggcgatggcgacaGCGAAGAGGACGGCGGCCATGAAGAGACACCAAGCCACCAGGGTGTTCCGGTCCCCAACACCGCGGGCCGCTCCCTGCCCGCTGCCCCTGGGGCGGAATCACAGCCTCTGCCCAAAAAGGAGATGGCACTGATCAAGGAAGAGCTGCAAAAAGTGAGAGAGCAGCAAAAGCTGATTCTCGGCGCCATCAACCGCTTGCAGCGAAATAACAATGACCTCTACAACCAAGCAATCATGTTCCAGACCCAACATGACCGACACCAAAACTCAATCAACGCGATTCTCAATTTCCTGGCCAACGTCTTCAGAAAAACGTTGGAGGATCAAGGAACTTCGCAGAACGTCGGCGACATCATCTCAAGCTTGATGGCGAACCAGGGCCAGCAACCGTCTCACCAAGGCAGTGTTGTGGACTTGGGTGATTACtttcaagctcaagcaaacGCAGCCAACTCACTTGCTGTTCCCACTCCGAGAAAGTCTCAAAAACTACTTCCACCGATCCCGCAAGTCGCCCAGGCAA ATTCGACGCCTAGCTTGAGACAGGAACTCGAGACAAACCCGCACGAACGGATGATGAAAATTATAAACGATCACAATGCAAGCAACTCGGCAGGTCTTGATCTGCCGGAAGCAACTGAGCTTGTCAACAACGCCCCGAATACCCTGAGCAGCgaccaaagaagcaagctAGTCAACCTCATGGCAGCGCAGTCATCTGCATCCGCGATGCCAAACATACCTGCCGTGTCTGATCCTCTGGGAAAAATGTCTTCCCCAGGTGTCACATCAGCCGGTCCATCTCCAGCACAAGAAAGCACTACGGCAGCACCCTCCCTTTCACCCATTTTGCGGTCACCAACCATGCCTGCTCCCTCTCTGCAGCATATTAGCACGAACCAAAACGATCTAGAGCAGCTCAAGCGTCTACAGAGCGAACAGGACGCAAAAATTCACGAACTGAGCGACATCCTGGGACCGTTGAGCCCGAACGGACACATTCCCGGCCTGGAAGATGGAACCGAAGCATACTTTGATCCTCCCAACGTGGACTTAGACCAGTTCTTTGATAGCAACGCTTTTCTGAATGACGCCACTCACTACGGAGACGGGACTGACTTCAACTTTAATCTGGACGCAGACGGGCTCGGCCAAGGGCTCAACCCAGGACTTAATCATAAATTTGACACTCCGAGTCCTACGGGGACTGAAGAGATTCAACGGGATGATTTTGGGATCAAAGAGAGCCCCGGTCACGAGAATAAGAGACGGCGCATGGGCTAG
- a CDS encoding FAD binding domain-containing protein: MLLPLSALASVLLGTASAFEYYTFDGPGSPSCHNVVEVHNATSVDEMVSLVKDASSRGLQVRAGGRGHMWYDTQCSDDETVIIRTEFVNGISDFDLEGGSVVVEGGVTFFQLAEYLHERGANIGTGLVNWNITLGGSIAMGAHRTSLREDAVVVGGVLALDIIDGNGDVQHIERDESNDDWLAASTSLGLLGIIARIKMQIFPETKVYAMQTTLDEKDVLNGDIYKLISPYLTANFWWWPSQRKFHWRTYDIVPTNTSTQQGFQSTFSVTALEAAAAVVLLNSGKISPFPNLAAEGIFFGLWEKPNFHDKVTDEAITEWPVYGWNYDVLIGGLYPGQKPEWEANEVLKRIRALFDAEEAKWMPMASTYRSGINIKFGKAHFDFLGQVTTGTADKQDWSKGAIMFDFPSFRPSLGDQKRYNEAFYINLANTLVDEFPCRPHWTKNTRDVFQRAVKNLDPSYLARFKAVRQKFDPKGIYRSAVGEIIGMYD; this comes from the exons atgcttcttcctctttctgcCTTGGCCAGCGTGCTACTGGGCACAGCATCGGCATTCGAATACTACACTTTCGACGGACCAGGCTCGCCATCATGCCACAACGTCGTCGAAGTTCACAACGCAACAAGCGTCGATGAGATGGTGTCCCTTGTCAAAGACGCTTCAAGCCGTGGCCTACAAGTCCGTGCCGGCGGCAGAGGCCACATGTGGTACGACACGCAGTGCTCAGACGACGAGACGGTCATCATCCGCACCGAGTTTGTCAACGGCATCTCCGACTTTGATCTCGAGGGTGGATCTGTGGTGGTCGAGGGCGGCGTCACTTTCTTCCAGTTGGCCGAGTATCTTCATGAGCGAGGCGCCAATATCGGTACTGGTCTGGTCAACTGGAACATTACCCTCGGAGGCAGCATTGCCATGGGAGCGCATCGCACTTCGTTAAGAGAGGATGCGGTGGTGGTTGGTGGTGTGCTTGCGCTGGATATCATTGATGGGAATGGGGATGTTCAGCATATTGAGCGGGATGAAAGTAATGACGATTGGCTTGCTGCGTCAACTTCGTTGGGTCTCTTGGGGATTATTGCGAGGATAAAGATGCAAATCTTTCCAGAGACCAAAGTATACGCCATGCAAACGAC TCTCGATGAAAAGGACGTTCTTAACGGTGACATTTACAAACTCATCTCGCCATATCTAACAGCCAACTTCTGG TGGTGGCCATCCCAGCGCAAATTCCACTGGCGCACATACGACATTGTTCCCACAAACACCAGCACCCAACAAGGCTTCCAATCCACATTCTCCGTCACGGCTCtcgaagccgccgccgccgtcgtcCTCCTCAACAGCGGCAAGATCAGCCCCTTCCCCAACCTCGCCGCCGagggcatcttcttcgggcTCTGGGAGAAGCCAAACTTCCACGACAAGGTCACcgacgaggccatcaccgAATGGCCCGTCTACGGCTGGAACTACGACGTCCTCATTGGTGGATTATACCCGGGGCAGAAGCCCGAGTGGGA GGCGAACGAGGTGTTGAAGCGGATTCGCGCGCTTTTTGATGCTGAGGAGGCCAAGTGGATGCCTATGGCTTCGACGTATCGGAGTGGTATTAACATCAAGTTTGGCAAGGCGCATTTTGATTTCCTTGGGCAGGTTACTACTGGTACGGCTGATAAGCAGGACTGGAGCAAGGGTGCGATTATGTTTGATTTCCCTTCGTTCCGTCCCAGTCTTGGAGATCAGAAGCGATACAACGAAGCCTTCT ATATTAACTTGGCCAACACGCTGGTCGATGAATTTCCATGCCGTCCTCACTGGACAAAGAACACCCGCGATGTTTTCCAGCGTGCTGTCAAGAATTTGGATCCCAGC TACCTTGCTCGATTCAAGGCCGTACGACAAAAGTTTGATCCAAAGGGCATTTACCGCAGCGCGGTGGGAGAAATCATCGGCATGTATGACTGA